In Argiope bruennichi chromosome 4, qqArgBrue1.1, whole genome shotgun sequence, the sequence aaTAATACTCTGAATACCAATAAAAGGGTACAAAAtcttttactttattgttaattatGCCTATtacttaaaaatctaataaataagctcattcatttacttattcaaaaactatagaatccataaaattaatgtttgttgatgatatattatattttatttgatagttgatttatttgatttgatattaacagatacatttctgtaaaaatattattatcctaGTAATTTATTTGCTTTAGAGACAAGGGACCAATTTAAAATGTTGTACTCTAAGCTGATTATGTGTAatatcaattcttattttttaaaactaagaaattataGATTGCCTAACAATAATAcctatttcaattttccatttttacaaGAGAAGTGGGGGGGGGTTCCATTACAAGATTGTAATTtgctttaaatagattttttaaaaagttttcttcctatggaaaattgaaataagtaGTGTTGCTTGTTAAATAACTtcattacgataaaaaaaaaaattaattatatttgcagtTTTTCCATGTTCAAAACTATAAATAGCATGAGATTATTTTTCGGTGTTAAATATTGTGTATAACCAATTCTTTGCAACTGAGTTGGTCTGCTTGttatttgtgtattattgaatatttatttttaatgtataagcaTGATATAGATGTGTTTATATGAGAATCTGATGTatgcatttttctaaatgaaCAAAGAATGTAATAGtttcaatttatagaaaataaacgatttgaatattttgattattttgtatttatttagttaaaataataaagcaactataaaagtgatttattttaataaatcaataaaaatgccacatattttgaaatgaaatatggaGATCCATAGCATTTCGGAACTTTGTGACAGGATCAATAAAGGACATAATAAGCTCTCTTACATGGGTATATCATATAGTCGATATTATTTTCTGTGCACTTTTTTGAATTCATCCATGCTCATCATCACTGTTAGCAACAAGCACTTCATCTGGATCTGGTGCCATAGTTGTATATGTTGCTTGTGATAAACCCAAAAACATTGAtcgaaactagaaaaaaaaaaaaagaaattcattacataagaaaacaaatttcaataaatatattcttgtaaattatttaaattctcaaaattaaataaataaactgttagAATACAACATTCATTGTCACTTTTGATAAGTAACCAAATCACCAATATTGGGAAAATGTTCTGCTAGTGATATTATTGCACAAACATTTGCACTATCAATATTACGTATTTCAGACAGTGGTAAAAAGTATGccttatttcaattttacatactttttatggAGTGATtcttgagaaaataatatttaaataaaaatttgttacatttgaataaaactgataaaaggctgtgccttttttttttttttttttcactaattcttaattgttataaaatttaaatatttccattgttTTCTCAGTTTAAATTATCACAATGAATAGTTGTATCAAGGTAAGGTAGTagtattattacattaattaaaggTATTTTAAAGCTTTGATTTGAAGAATTCTAGTCGAATTCTTTATTAGCCAATAGTGCtttaacagtttatttatttcttcagcaaaatatttgatAGCAGTCATAATGTTGTTTAGCATCTTACTTGCACATAAAATATCATTGTTGTTTAATTGACTTGAAATCAGAATTAACAATATTTCTTTGCAACTTACAAGTCTTATTCAGTAAAAGAATAATAAGTATATCagcaaaaattgtttaatttttctatgatacTGATCCTAGTaaagtgcaaattttaaaattaattgcaactAATATAAGCAAgaacaattctgaaaataataataagcttattttttgggaaatatttttattttaagctgaaAATACCTtactatttcacttttttttttctctcactctctctttccaacatgattaatatttaacatgATTCATGTCCTGTAAACTGGGTCATCTATCTAAATAGACCATCCtttctttgctatttttaattatagaagaGAAGTCGTAAATAGAAAGTAGGTGTGAATCACTTACGATTCAAACAGaaaccaataaatatattttcataaatttctgaaatttatttaaaaaacaattattactgaaagcatattttctttttaaagaaactaaacaTTAGACAATAAGCAATTGGTAATGCTTACCTTTTTATGAGGTGGGGTAGAAGGAATCACATCATCATCAGGAATAGGATCCTGAAGCATTACATCATTGTTGTCGTTATCATCATCATCACTACTAAGTGTTAAAACAACTGGTTGAACCTTATGTGTAGTAGATGAATTTGGAAGAGAACTACTGAATGAATTAGCTTGCGAATTGCTTGATATACTCTGAGTGTCTgcattatttctctttttctctgtatgcaaactaaaaataaatacattggaATGGTTATAAATAAGTTCATGTAATGAAGAACTTAttcaaacatatattattaaaatatgcctctaagtcaaacagtttataactgtatataaaaaaaatacaagatgtgattttttaaaatcaatcttatAAAAATCATCCATTGTAGATATGTGCCtaatataagtattaaatatatttttattatggaagCCAGTACAAAatgttagtgtttttttttacattcctcaaagcattgtcattgttaaattcaagaaataacaCTTCcgttatttctaaaaattaatcaacaagaATATCAAATATGATGTGGGCCAAATGAAAAAGATCTTATGAAACGATAGCTGTAAGAAGAGGGGATAAGACtattcaattttacaaaataatattttttttttgaaaagtatgatAGTGAATGTCTCTACTTCcctatttcaaatgaaatcatattttcaatggtttctatttcaaaactaaaataaaatcgaTATCAATATATAGGACTTTATCCAAAACTTATTTCCTTTCATAAGAATAAGTCACTACTTCAACTGATTCTTGTTtttgttctaataaaaaaaaaatgaaatcaattttatatttcgttGTAAAGCCTATGATTAACAATGTTTTCTTTCCTCCATTAATTCCAAATCAGACTTGCACTTAAACCTCCATGAATgaagtaattttgatttatttaataaattttataaagttaaatatttgctcacactatgaaattaattttatatttcattgtaaagcctatgattaaaaatgttttctttcctcCATTAATTCCAAAGCAGACTTGCACTTAAACCtattaaatgaagtaattttgatttatttaataaattttataaagttaaatatttgctcacactaatttgaaattcatcattttttttatctaataaaaggtatttactttttgctttgttttttattacagattttaagaagaattttatatatatatttttaactattataattcagattttccttatttttaatcttctgacttaaaaaataataataaattattattcatcacaaaattattaataatttcaaatatattatttataaattctgacagttaattctctttttaaaatgatatttaatacttttcttgatactgttttaaaaaagaaaaaattttattatgtaatttaatttagctTTTCAAGATTCATTTAGTTTTAGCTTTCATACTCTTTCATTCAATATGtttaatgatgtaaatattttgcaacttttCTCACCTGTTAAATTTTTGCTGTCATGTTTACTCACTGACATAGAGTCctaaacacttttaattaaaatgcctCATTTCCAGCAGTGAAGAcgttcttttttacataaaagcattttttgcactttcattttttattaaaatcatattttcaatcttattgaagaatgaagttataattttaaatatttgcattctcaTTATTCTCAACATTACTTCCAAGAAGATCAATATTGGAAGTAAACAAATTGGTCATCATTGGTGcctaattttatacataaaacaaagttaaataatagctaagttataaaaataatatagtataaaattattattaataataaatgaaaattatataaaaatgtatagtatccatattaataaaatagtaattgtgtaattaattttttaaaataacagtggAAGAAAATAAACAAGCACAAAACAATTCCAAGAAATGTTTACACAAAATTCCTGCTTTGCAAATTTGACCAAGAATGATAAACTGCATGAACACATTTAAACTGCATATCCCTTGCATTTATTGTAAaacgaataagattttttttttccaaataaaaccaaaaaaaaaaaaaaaatcactacttGTGAGCAAATCTCTAGTCATTTGGCTTCTAAATATGTAAGGGCCTTTAGCTACATTGATGGAAAAATAACTGTAAATGGATATTAAATCTTAGAAAATGAAGTCGAAGGACTTActaaacaattttattgtttatttttattactaaatataattagCAAACTATTACTTCagcactaatttttaaaaaaagtttaaacaatgATACATAATAAAAGATAGCAAACCAGCTCACAGAGCAAAAAAACAGTACACATCCTAAGTTCCTGTTTGTATATGTCAATATCCCCAATCAAACACTAAGTGCAAAAATTGTGATGTCAAGAGATTGATATAAGAAACTATTTGTTTGAATGTACAACTTTGTAATTCAACTTTGTACAATTTCCAATCTGCAAATTTAACTAACTTGGCCTTCAGCATACTCATTCCAATATAAGGaagatataatgatttttaacatGACAAAGTACTTATTTTCTATTCATACACAtgttgaacattaaaaaaatatatatcactcCCCAACAATCCAGATGTCATAATTTCAGAAAAGGACATTCAGGAAAGAAGGATCTCAGAAGTGAGCgaagtattttaattatacttttcatCAGATTAACCTTTGGATTAATTTATGCCATTTAGCAAgccaattgtaaaaaaaaaaaaaaaaaaaaaaaaaaaaagttattgacaAAGGAATTCAGATAAATTAATGATAACCGAGCAAATAACACTGAATCCAGctgtttatcaaatatttaaaaatatagttcagattatacaatttttatcagcccaaaataattaaaaacaagctAGAttaattgattgtctttattgaCCACAAAAAGCCTGGATTGAGAATAAAactaagaattcatttatttaaaaaaagtcccTTCTcccaaatgaatcaaaatatagtGAAGTGTAAGCAAATACATTCGAAAAATTGATTTTGCAAGagtattattgtattttcaagTTTACTGAATTGaattatgtatgtatttatatatataatatatatatataagaaaccatatctaaaattaaaagtattttttaaacaaaattaaataattttggaattgcaactaaaaattatttataattcaaactaaaaccaaaaaaagaaaagaaaagcaccatagtattatactatatatatatgtgtgtgtgtgtgttctattTTCTCATTTCAATTTCTACCATTTCCAAACGTGaattaatgcattcaaaataattatctcgTTTATAAATCTTTcctatttattcaatgaattttgttttaatgatttttatttaatgtttcccATTCACTTTAATTTGCTTGTCTGtcaattgattatatttttgattcgAAAACCGTATTAAAAACAAATAGCTTTAATAATTCCCACAAAATCCCATCagctaaatattttcataatgaaattattttttcttagacTTTAACATTTTcatgcttatttaattatttcatcaacaATAATCAAAATTCCACCcctaaaataatattcagaagtAATCAATGTATAAAATAgacaaattatctttttaataatgcaaattcagcaaaaataattctaaaaaaaaagttactttttgacAATCTGTGATGTCTGAGCAACTGAACTTCTAGAAACACAACTAGAAGATAACGATTGACTTTCTCTGTCAGCTAAAGTTGCTAATACGAACTGCACATCAACCCCACGTAACCCAGTTACGCTAAATGTGATtggtcttaaaaaaaaaaaaaaaaggattaaaacaaACTTATAACATGTGTAATATAgggaaaaaaatggtattttaaagacatttagagttattttgatgttgaaataccatatcatattttaaaaacttcttaccTTCCTCCTGTTTGGCATTTGATTGAAACAGGAACATTAAAACCttcacaaaaatttaacacagccTAGAAAAGAAAACCTAGTAAGATTAGTTCCAAAgtgaataaatagttatttacactcattaattttaaaactgattcgtaaatttaaggtttaaaaattcataactgaataaactatatttatcaaaaactttcactattttaactataatattttgCTTGGTGTGCTTGAATTTCTGAACTAAGacttgaataaaacattaatttaattgaaaggactgcaagtttttcttttttaagtataaaagtgATTACAAACTATCTAAATTTCCCAAcagttaaaaatagaatgaaagatagatattatatatgtagatataatttaaatgggcacatgtttacatttcattgctaaatttctttttaaataatttaaatgaataagaaaatttctaccatatatataaaaatgctaataaatcatttctttaacTAGGAAGGGAAAAAATCACACTTTTTGACAGTGGAAAATGTAGCACTGCAGCCTCAAGCAGTGCATATTATAAACCCTCTCTTTAAATAACTGGCCAGTTTAgtttaacatttcaaaacatttttaatttaattaataagcaaacaatttacttcaaatgaatttttttaaacttaataatatgtttttattcatttacatttttaatatatgtatatggaaaaagtaactaaagtaataatattcttgaaaaatcaattataatgtGTTTAGCTAATAAATTTCTCACAgtcaaagcatttaattattatgacaatttgtaaagtaataataaacttcaaacaaatataacatttaatattttacaatattatatcaatattttacacGACCTCTCAAGTGAAAAACAGCATaaccaattaaattaatatttatatatccaatatacaataaaaaagcatttaattatactttaatttatttaataacagtaATTCAATGGGAACACATATTGCatcataataatttatgattcaaagataattttttgaatatttatatattttgtatctaggtaattaattttttttattcaagccTCTTCCTTTTGGGGGCCCAATATCTAACTGGAAGATTCATCAGTGTTCTTctttaaaacattcaataaacAATTGAACTTTTCActacaaagaattaatttatagtGAAATATATGAACAAAAACTATGAAACATGGCTAACAGGAAAAATAATCTTAAGGAGGTAACAATTTCTTCAGAAGgatttcaattaacttttttgtGTCATAAAGAAGAACAATAGAAACTGAATTTCAAACacctttaatatatggaaaaaaattatattatatatttctttaaaataataataaatgttctaaaatggcttatataacttttcattgactatttataaaattttgcaaataaatatgaagaaataaaaataccacacttactttcaattcttttaaacaaaatgtaatttttgtttcttgGTCAACTTCAAACAATTCAAATTCTTCTGATTCTAATGTTAATTCTGTATGCACAACTTTATTTGGATCTGCATGGAAATACTTACAATAAATAGTATCATAAATGGTAGGAAATTTTGATAAAGCTAACAAGGAAGACATAGaagataatcaatattttaaaaatatttcttgaaatttaaatacaaatttttatttccaccttttctaatatatcaaatagtaaattttcaatattctttttgtaattgGCACTCTCAGgaaccaaaattaaataatgtattagaaaaaaaataggatattttcattttcttttgattaggaaatctatgaaatttaaagtttgaaaaattaaaatttagaacaaataccTGGCTCATCATCAACATAGTTTCGTAATAAAACCTTATTTGAACAAACTGTTAAAGTTACTTCTTCAACTGATgtactgaaattttgaataccATCATGgagcaaactaaaaaaaaaaaaaaaaaaaaattggaaatgaataaagataaaaagctttaaaatcaaaaattagtaatccttaaatttaaattttcaacttcataatttaaaaaattattttagaatgataATGACACATAAAACATCTTGTActtcaaatttttgctttattataatatcaagaaaaatagtaaaatgaaaaaacaattatatactaCTTGGCCCCTACCGTGATGAAGCATTTAGCTGACATAAGAATCCACTAGTTGGAAATGAACCTTGCACAGTTTCATTCTCCACATAATGCAGTTGATATATCTTAACCATAcctaaataaatgataatgattatCATTTCATGAACATTcagataaaattattactttttggaCATTTACtcagaatttagattttttgcGGGGATTATTAATAAGCAAGCTCGATAAATTGAagttaagtaatatatttaaataaattttaagaatgaattatctgaaaatattaagataatctCATAAgattactttaattcaaaatcatatgtcagtattgtttaatttataaatttaaaattaaaattttaattcatgaattaacatacaacatttatttatattaaaagggCAATGTGTGAACCAGTAGTTCAAAATAATAGAGAAATTCCATTTAATGCAGTTAATTATTGAATCACAATTAGGTACTAACGAAGAACAATCTGCAATATCTACATACCTTTTTAATAGAACATCTATATAAaccaaaactttataaataaaggtatgaaaaaaaaagagagaaagactAATAACTCAGTAGTTcctaagatactttttttttttttttttttttttttggcagcctTGGTGAATCTAGATTTCCATCCTCTACCCATAGTACTAATGATAAaactccaaataattttttaacaaaatagtaaACCTTTATagatagtaaaacttttattatagttaaacaaaaaaaaaattatattaaataaaaatttattcaataaatataataattattagaatgggtattaattattgcatattttttcaaatcatagatTTGAATCAAGCCTTTAAGACAATAACTACAGAAAACCCAGCAGTGCACAAATGAGaagtaagtgaaataaaaaaaaataaaaaaaattattttagcacttAAGaaaggatattaattttttaaaaataat encodes:
- the LOC129965943 gene encoding cell cycle checkpoint control protein RAD9A-like, which gives rise to MSCLIGAANLKIFGKAFHALIRIADDLYIEALPSGLVFHTVNSSKSAYACFTFKPDFFISYRDDSAEKRKVLLKSCLMAFRSLPHLEKTVEKFLFDLTSSSDYLLLKFFCKHGMVKIYQLHYVENETVQGSFPTSGFLCQLNASSRLLHDGIQNFSTSVEEVTLTVCSNKVLLRNYVDDEPDPNKVVHTELTLESEEFELFEVDQETKITFCLKELKAVLNFCEGFNVPVSIKCQTGGRPITFSVTGLRGVDVQFVLATLADRESQSLSSSCVSRSSVAQTSQIVKNLHTEKKRNNADTQSISSNSQANSFSSSLPNSSTTHKVQPVVLTLSSDDDDNDNNDVMLQDPIPDDDVIPSTPPHKKFRSMFLGLSQATYTTMAPDPDEVLVANSDDEHG